The Synchiropus splendidus isolate RoL2022-P1 chromosome 1, RoL_Sspl_1.0, whole genome shotgun sequence genome includes a window with the following:
- the LOC128771797 gene encoding cytochrome b-c1 complex subunit Rieske, mitochondrial, giving the protein MMSLAARSGAFSPYLQATAYTVAGPLKALVPGVVVKGEKIVLSPKTPILCRESLSGQSPRTGPAVTVGINVAAGVRFAHTDIKVPDFSDYRRPDVQDANKSSQDSSEARRTFSYLLTGATTVVGVYAAKTVVTQFLSSMSASADVLALSKIEIKLSDIPEGKNMTFKWRGKPLFVRHRTEKEIAAEEAVNLAELRDPQHDKDRVVNPSWVIVLGVCTHLGCVPIANAGDYGGYYCPCHGSHYDASGRIRKGPAPLNLEVPYYEFPDDDTVIVG; this is encoded by the exons ATGATGTCCCTCGCTGCGAGGTCGGGGGCTTTCTCCCCGTATCTTCAGGCCACGGCGTATACCGTCGCCGGTCCGCTGAAAGCTCTGGTGCCCGGTGTCGTCGTCAAGGGGGAAAAGATCGTGTTAAGCCCGAAGACGCCGATCTTGTGTCGCGAGTCCCTGAGCGGCCAGAGCCCGAGGACCGGGCCTGCGGTGACTGTGGGCATTAACG TGGCTGCAGGAGTGCGTTTCGCCCACACGGACATCAAAGTGCCAGACTTTTCCGACTACCGACGTCCGGATGTTCAGGATGCAAACAAGTCCTCGCAGGACAGCAGCGAGGCCAGACGGACTTTCTCGTACCTCCTCACAGGCGCCACGACAGTGGTGGGAGTGTACGCCGCCAAGACGGTGGTCACTCAGTTTCTGTCCTCCATGAGCGCTTCGGCCGACGTCCTGGCTCTGTCCAAGATCGAGATCAAGCTGAGCGACATCCCCGAGGGCAAAAACATGACCTTCAAATGGAGAGGGAAGCCGCTGTTCGTCCGCCATCGCACAGAGAAGGAGATCGCTGCGGAGGAGGCAGTCAACCTCGCCGAGTTGCGAGACCCCCAGCACGACAAGGACCGCGTGGTCAACCCCAGCTGGGTCATCGTTCTGGGCGTCTGCACCCACCTCGGCTGCGTGCCCATCGCCAACGCCGGCGACTACGGAGGCTACTACTGCCCCTGCCACGGCTCCCACTACGATGCTTCTGGACGGATCCGCAAAGGACCCGCCCCGCTGAACCTGGAGGTCCCTTACTACGAGTTTCCTGATGACGACACTGTGATTGTCGGGTGA
- the LOC128751611 gene encoding uncharacterized protein LOC128751611, whose product MDHVPLKIPPAVSLEVTPDVDVVLPDYLLILQETQYDFALEKWVLTGLQKASSHPPQPVRTSQPGVPVSCPPYWMMLSSLQQSRPSSDSSPQQRSRSLSPELGRSDSKKEVESRNHARRKAQKAFVPDLHNPPSCLSSLPHQRRKNLRQYSLVLVTPGGLDPSSQTCHRGPNIRSKTFDRTSSMEEQKLNPWIPGASDSTVDLISALSPEERDLVGAITSSGYPLHTAIAALQKPGWQTPEQILSYVVACEHLCQLGHDMALVEEALEMFQNCEAKAREFLQLLSQFNEMGFHQSAIKEVLLVNGNHRERALEELMMRVA is encoded by the exons ATGGATCATGTTCCTCTGAAAATCCCCCCCGCAGTCTCGCTGGAGGTCACACCCGACGTGGACGTTGTTCTCCCAGACTACCTGCTGATACTTCAGGAGACGCAG TACGACTTTGCTCTGGAGAAGTGGGTGCTGACAGGTTTGCAGAAGGCCTCTTCCCACCCGCCCCAgcctgtgaggacctctcagcCAGGCGTGCCGGTGTCATGCCCTCCGTACTGGATGATGCTCAGCAGCCTGCAGCAGAGCCGCCCAAGCTCGGACTCCAGCCCCCAGCAGCGCTCCCGCAGCCTGAGCCCTGAACTTGGACGCAGTGACTCAAAGAAGGAAGTGGAGTCCCGCAATCATGCCCGGAGGAAAGCCCAGAAAGCCTTCGTCCCTGACCTGCACAATCCGCCCAGCTGCCTCAGCAGCCTGCCTCACCAGCGCAGGAAGAACCTGCGCCAGTATTCCCTGGTTCTGGTCACACCAGGAGGCCTTGACCCGAGCAGCCAGACCTGTCATCGAGGCCCCAACATCCGGTCCAAAACATTCGACAGAACCTCCAgcatggaggagcagaagctgaaCCCCTGG ATACCTGGGGCCTCTGATTCAACAGTGGACCTCATCTCAGCTCTTAGTCCGGAAGAGAGGGATCTGGTGGGGGCCATCACCAGCAGTGGATACCCGCTCCACACGGCTATCGCCGCCCTGCAGAAACCAGGCTGGCAGACTCCAGAGCAG ATCTTGAGTTATGTCGTGGCTTGTGAGCATCTGTGTCAGCTGGGCCATGACATGGCTCTGGTGGAGGAGGCGCTGGAGATGTTCCAGAACTGCGAGGCCAAG GCGCGGGAGTTTCTCCAGCTGCTGAGTCAGTTCAATGAAATGGGCTTCCACCAGAGCGCCATTAAGGAGGTTCTGCTGGTGAACGGGAATCACCGGGAGAGAGcgctggaggagctgatgatGCGAGTGGCGTGA
- the pdcd7 gene encoding programmed cell death protein 7 gives MNQRFHRVSSEDTYPPLYQDGFHGAASNSPALDSKAANAAHDQWTRRLAPDFSFGSPFPPPGPQGFGAQQLAPPFGFDFSVPPPPLGYAPPGHFSLPASVPANTGQSAFPAFGFGRSCRSAVQEEKANEAEVQRTQDLQWVKQFLLARNKSACSSKGSVGQRQVNVSEVRERVSRAAQLVSGLMETCESLKLLQEHQDQWEQVYREALAMRAEVEENLSRLTEGDFLDRVKNKLTRISKRRQQIHRRREVLDLEARQRNQAVAEKESDIDKWRAERILEVEEKKKEQEVKLAADSVLCEVRKKQADSKRMQDVLRSLEKLHKLRKEAASRKGILTDADSEESFHSQLERLRSVLKERSAIYSREENALKVMLEGEQEEERRRDLELSLRKERERQLHWKQKVGAMLFGDELPADPALLPYRDYYLQAEHSLHALVQIRREWDVFLVAADHAEASAIPQNWVLPEAPSDQLWASALLTSESQ, from the exons ATGAATCAAAGGTTTCACCGTGTCTCATCGGAAGACACCTACCCGCCGCTCTATCAGGACGGCTTCCACGGGGCAGCATCGAACTCACCGGCCCTTGATTCTAAAGCCGCTAACGCCGCCCATGACCAGTGGACGCGCCGTCTGGCCCCGGACTTCTCCTTTGGGAGCCCCTTTCCTCCGCCTGGTCCCCAGGGCTTTGGAGCTCAGCAGCTTGCACCGCCGTTTGGCTTCGACTTCTCCGTGCCGCCGCCTCCTCTCGGCTATGCGCCACCCGGACACTTCAGCCTCCCCGCTTCTGTCCCAGCGAACACGGGACAGTCGGCGTTTCCTGCATTCGGGTTTGGACGTAGTTGTAGATCGGCGGTGCAAGAAGAGAAAGCAAATGAGGCGGAAGTGCAAAGGACGCAGGATCTTCAGTGGGTCAAACAGTTCCTGCTGGCGAGGAATAAAAGCGCGTGTAGTTCAAAGGGGTCGGTGGGGCAACGTCAGGTCAACGTGTCCGAGGTACGAGAGCGCGTGAGCCGCGCAGCTCAGCTGGTCTCCGGACTGATGGAGACCTGCGAGAGCCTGAAGCTCCTTCAGGAGCACCAGGACCAATGGGAGCAGGTTTACCGTGAGGCTCTGGCGATGAGAGCAGAAGTGGAAGAGAACCTTTCTCGACTCACCGAAGGAGACTTTCTGGACAGAGTGAAGAACAAACTCACACGAATATCTAAAAGGAGACAGCAGATTCACAGACGCAGGGAGGTTCTGGACCTGGAGGCCAGACAGAGAAACCAGGCAGTTGCTGAGAAAGAAAGCGATATTGACAAGTGGAGAGCTGAGCGGATActtgaggtggaggagaagaaaaag GAACAGGAGGTCAAGCTGGCTGCCGACTCAGTCCTGTGTGAGGTGCGGAAAAAGCAGGCGGACAGCAAAAGGATGCAGGATGTTCTCAGGTCTCTGGAGAAACTGCATAAACTGAGGAAGGAGGCGGCATCGAGAAAAG GGATCCTCACGGACGCCGACAGCGAAGAGTCCTTCCACAGTCAGCTGGAGAGACTGAGGAGCGTGCTGAAGGAGAGGTCAGCCATCTACTCCAGGGAGGAGAACGCTCTGAAGGTGATGCTGGagggggagcaggaggaggagcgcaggaGAGACTTGGAGCTCAGCCTCAGGAAGGAGCGAGAGAGACAGCTGCACTGGAAGCAGAAAGTAGGCGCCATGTTGTTTGGAG ATGAGCTCCCTGCTGACCCGGCGCTGCTGCCCTACAGGGACTACTACCTTCAGGCCGAGCACTCGCTGCATGCTCTGGTCCAGATTCG GAGGGAGTGGGATGTTTTCCTGGTGGCAGCTGATCACGCAGAGGCTTCGGCAATCCCTCAGAACTGGGTTTTACCTGAAGCCCCTTCTGACCAGCTGTGGGCCTCTGCTCTGCTCACATCTGAATCTCAATGA
- the spg21 gene encoding maspardin, translating to MEEIKVSPDYNWFRSTVPLKRIIVDDDDSKVWSLYDAGPKSIRCPIVFLPPVSGTAEVFFQQVLALTGWGYRVISLQYPVYWDLMEFCDGFRKLLDHLQLDKVHLFGASLGGFLAQKFAEHTHKSPRVQSLILCNSFSDTSIFNQTWTANSFWLMPAFMLKKIVLGNFAKGPVDPKMADAIDFMVDRLETLNQSELASRLTLNCQNSYVEPHKIKEVAVTIIDVFDQSALSLEAKEEMYKLYPHGRRAHLKTGGNFPYLCRSAEVNLYIQIHLRQFHGTRYAAINPAMVSAEELEVQESQLSRSQNSEEDP from the exons ATGGAGGAAATCAAAGTGTCTCCGGACTACAACTGGTTCAGAAGCACGGTTCCCCTGAAGAGG ATCATTGTGGACGATGACGACAGCAAGGTGTGGTCCCTGTACGACGCCGGCCCCAAGAGCATCAGGTGTCCCATCGTCTTCCTGCCCCCCGTCAGTGGGACAGCCGAGGTTTTCTTCCAGCAGGTTCTGGCTTTGACTGGCTGGGGATACAGAGTCATCTCG CTGCAGTACCCCGTCTACTGGGACCTCATGGAGTTCTGCGACGGCTTCCGCAAGCTTCTGGACCACCTGCAGTTGGACAAG GTGCATCTCTTCGGCGCCTCTCTGGGCGGCTTCCTGGCGCAGAAGTTTGCCGAACACACGCACAAGTCCCCGCGGGTGCAGTCGCTGATCCTGTGCAACTCCTTCAGCGACACGTCCATCTTCAACCAGACGTGGACGGCCAACAG CTTCTGGCTGATGCCGGCCTTCATGCTGAAGAAAATCGTGCTGGGGAACTTTGCCAAAGGACCGGTTGACCCCAAAATGGCCGACGCCATTGACTTCATGGTGGACAGG CTGGAGACCTTGAACCAGAGCGAGCTGGCGTCGCGGCTCACGCTGAACTGCCAGAACTCCTACGTGGAGCCGCACAAGATCAAGGAAGTCGCGGTGACCATCATAGAC GTGTTCGACCAGAGCGCGCTGTCACTGGAAGCGAAAGAAGAAATGTACAAGCTGTATCCTCACGGCAGACGAGCCCATCTGAAGACCGGAGGGAACTTTCCGTACCTGTGTCGCAGCGCAGAGGTCAACCTCTACATCCAG ATTCACCTGCGTCAGTTTCATGGGACGCGCTACGCTGCCATCAACCCGGCAATGGTCAGCGCCGAGGAGTTGGAGGTCCAGGAGAGCCAGCTGAGCCGGAGCCAGAATTCCGAGGAGGATCCGTGA